One window from the genome of Amycolatopsis sp. NBC_01480 encodes:
- a CDS encoding bis-aminopropyl spermidine synthase family protein: protein MKALDDVLAAHGVGVRPLYQVIDLLRTGPHELADLVRLAAAPRRSVEDVLAAMADDLERSGAGVRIAPSALASYAKYALPRQPDPLDEAVAAHGELLAELTARIAAVPAPLAALDHVQATPETVLRRALWLNARYDLRRSRLLFLGDHDLTSLAVRALCPEADLSVVDLDERVLSYLDETSDRTITTAHTDLRVGLPPALTGRADLVFSDPPYTPEGMGLFAARAVQALREPSEGRILLAYGYSPRHPALGAQVQRSLATLGLTFEAILPDFNRYFGAQAIGSAADLYVCQPTAKAKKSRAGKGKPAIYTHGPQSVESAGTKPALLSALHEIAAAGGLALETRPVGWSTSGPEGDAVAMDLSADPGPWLLRTLLGTNARRLALLVPNNHPDLADAVSQQALSELIGPKYRLRFLRSTPDNRHAVVVADLADHPDEVLSRAHARLANVSLTVPPALADLRLVDVPRHRLPELLGS from the coding sequence GTGAAAGCTCTCGACGACGTCCTGGCCGCGCACGGCGTCGGCGTCCGCCCGCTGTACCAGGTGATCGACCTGCTGCGCACCGGTCCCCACGAGCTGGCCGACCTGGTGCGGCTGGCGGCCGCGCCCCGGCGCAGCGTGGAGGACGTGCTGGCGGCGATGGCGGACGACTTGGAGCGTTCCGGTGCCGGTGTCCGGATCGCACCGTCCGCGCTGGCTTCGTATGCGAAATATGCGCTGCCCCGCCAGCCGGACCCGCTGGACGAAGCCGTGGCCGCACACGGCGAGCTGCTCGCCGAGCTGACCGCGCGGATCGCCGCCGTGCCCGCGCCGCTGGCCGCGCTGGACCACGTGCAGGCGACGCCGGAGACGGTGCTGCGCCGGGCGTTGTGGCTGAACGCGCGCTACGACCTGCGCCGCTCGCGCCTGCTGTTCCTGGGCGATCACGACCTGACCTCGCTCGCCGTGCGGGCGCTGTGCCCCGAGGCCGATCTGTCCGTCGTGGACCTGGACGAGCGGGTTCTGTCCTACCTGGACGAAACGAGCGACCGGACCATCACCACCGCGCACACCGATCTGCGCGTCGGCCTGCCGCCGGCCCTGACCGGGCGCGCGGACCTGGTGTTCAGCGACCCGCCGTACACGCCGGAGGGCATGGGCCTGTTCGCCGCGCGGGCGGTGCAGGCGCTGCGCGAGCCGAGCGAGGGCCGGATCCTGCTCGCCTACGGTTACAGCCCGCGGCATCCGGCGCTGGGCGCGCAGGTGCAGCGTTCGCTGGCGACGCTGGGGCTGACGTTCGAAGCGATCCTGCCGGACTTCAACCGCTACTTCGGCGCGCAGGCCATCGGCAGCGCCGCCGACCTGTACGTCTGCCAGCCGACGGCGAAGGCCAAGAAATCCCGTGCGGGCAAGGGAAAGCCGGCGATCTACACGCACGGCCCGCAGTCGGTCGAGTCGGCCGGGACGAAGCCCGCGCTACTGTCGGCCCTGCACGAGATCGCCGCGGCCGGCGGGCTGGCCCTGGAGACCCGCCCCGTCGGCTGGTCGACGTCCGGCCCGGAGGGCGACGCGGTCGCCATGGACCTGTCCGCCGACCCCGGCCCGTGGCTGCTGCGCACCCTGCTGGGCACCAACGCCCGCCGGCTGGCCCTGCTGGTCCCGAACAACCACCCGGACTTGGCCGACGCGGTGTCGCAGCAGGCGCTGTCCGAGCTGATCGGCCCCAAGTACCGCCTGCGCTTCCTGCGCAGCACCCCGGACAACCGCCACGCCGTCGTGGTCGCCGACCTGGCCGACCACCCGGACGAGGTGCTCTCCCGAGCCCACGCCCGCCTGGCGAACGTCTCCCTCACCGTCCCGCCCGCCCTGGCCGACCTCCGCCTGGTCGACGTCCCCCGCCACCGGCTCCCGGAACTGCTCGGCTCCTGA
- a CDS encoding ATP-binding protein, giving the protein MTTPSNPLLARRAEASVSAAMADTRVILVNGARQAGKSTLAGLIAGRSSVEVRNLDRPQDLEAAQTDPSGFVDFDQLMVIDEIQRAPELFLAIKATVDADPRPGRFLLTGSSQVLALRGLPDTLPGRSETIELWPLSQGEIDGTPDAFVDAAFALGPDLHHHSAITRSGYAERAVRGGFPEAARRTDPRRRARFFESYLTDLINRDIRQLGEIERLAQLRAMLRLIAGRNAGLLVPSSLGNDVGLTYHTVQRYLGLLEEIFLIKRIPAWSRNINARAVDNPKVAFVDTGIVANLLQADPQSLLRPGGEFGPLLEGFVTMELARQLTWSETRAELYHYRTKDKVEVDVVLENARGQVIAVEVKASTTVTAKDFRGLRHLEDRLGEDFLAGYVLHTGPETLPFGPKLRAVPISALWQVS; this is encoded by the coding sequence ATGACGACACCCTCGAACCCGCTCCTCGCCAGACGGGCCGAAGCGAGCGTCTCAGCGGCGATGGCCGACACTCGGGTGATCCTGGTCAACGGTGCCCGTCAGGCCGGAAAGAGCACGCTGGCCGGGTTGATCGCCGGCCGCTCCTCGGTCGAAGTGCGGAATCTCGACCGGCCTCAGGACCTCGAGGCAGCACAGACAGACCCCAGCGGCTTCGTCGACTTCGACCAGCTCATGGTGATCGACGAGATCCAGCGCGCGCCGGAGCTGTTCCTGGCGATCAAGGCGACCGTCGACGCCGATCCCCGGCCAGGAAGGTTCCTGCTCACCGGCTCCTCGCAGGTACTCGCCCTGCGCGGCCTGCCGGACACCCTGCCGGGCCGCAGCGAGACCATCGAACTGTGGCCGCTCTCGCAGGGCGAGATCGACGGCACGCCCGACGCGTTCGTCGACGCGGCGTTCGCACTCGGCCCCGATCTCCACCACCACTCGGCCATAACCCGGTCCGGCTACGCGGAGCGCGCTGTCCGCGGTGGCTTCCCCGAGGCAGCACGCCGGACGGATCCCCGTCGTCGAGCGCGCTTCTTCGAGTCCTATCTGACCGATCTGATCAACCGGGACATCCGGCAGCTGGGCGAGATCGAACGTCTCGCCCAGCTTCGCGCGATGCTCAGGCTGATCGCCGGGCGCAACGCCGGGCTGCTGGTGCCGTCCTCGCTCGGCAACGACGTCGGCCTGACCTATCACACCGTTCAGCGCTATCTCGGCCTGCTGGAAGAGATCTTCCTGATCAAGCGGATCCCGGCATGGTCGCGCAACATCAACGCGAGAGCCGTCGACAACCCCAAAGTCGCCTTCGTGGACACGGGAATCGTGGCCAACCTGCTGCAGGCCGACCCGCAGTCGCTCCTGCGCCCCGGCGGCGAGTTCGGCCCGCTGCTCGAAGGATTCGTGACGATGGAGCTGGCCCGGCAGCTGACCTGGTCCGAAACACGCGCCGAGCTGTACCACTACCGCACCAAGGACAAGGTGGAAGTCGATGTGGTGCTCGAAAACGCGCGCGGCCAGGTAATCGCCGTCGAGGTGAAGGCATCGACGACGGTGACCGCGAAGGACTTCCGCGGTCTCCGTCACCTCGAAGACCGGCTCGGCGAAGACTTCCTCGCCGGATATGTGCTCCACACCGGACCGGAAACCCTGCCGTTCGGGCCGAAACTGCGGGCCGTGCCGATCAGCGCGCTGTGGCAGGTCTCCTGA
- a CDS encoding LLM class F420-dependent oxidoreductase, whose amino-acid sequence MTIDFGAYGIWQPTALTTPAMAVEIEALGFTTLWAAGPPVDLAGIDELLEATSSLVVGTSILNIWQGDPAVAAAAYQRITRRFPGRFWLGLGVGHPEQSSQFTKPLASLKQYLDGLDAGGVPVEGRAIAALGPKMLELTASRAGGAVPYLVTPEHTRIARAALGPGSVLAPEQKVVLDTDPERARETGRPRIKHPYLGLTNYTNNLRRLGFTDEDLSGNGSDRLIDALVAHGDAPTIARRLAEHHTAGADHVAIQVVTTRHATHPDLPDVELQVYDDEVFAVYQELAAALF is encoded by the coding sequence ATGACCATTGACTTCGGCGCATACGGCATCTGGCAGCCCACGGCGTTGACCACTCCGGCCATGGCCGTGGAGATCGAGGCCCTCGGCTTCACGACCCTGTGGGCCGCGGGCCCGCCGGTCGACCTCGCGGGCATCGACGAACTCCTCGAGGCGACGTCCTCGCTGGTGGTCGGCACCAGCATCCTCAACATCTGGCAGGGCGACCCGGCCGTCGCGGCGGCCGCGTACCAGCGGATCACCCGGCGGTTCCCGGGCCGGTTCTGGCTCGGGCTCGGCGTGGGGCACCCCGAGCAGTCGTCGCAGTTCACCAAGCCGTTGGCTTCGCTGAAGCAGTACCTCGACGGCCTGGACGCGGGCGGCGTGCCCGTCGAGGGGCGCGCGATCGCCGCGCTGGGGCCGAAAATGCTGGAGCTGACGGCTTCCCGCGCGGGCGGCGCCGTGCCGTACCTGGTGACGCCGGAGCACACCCGGATCGCGCGCGCTGCGCTGGGACCCGGCTCGGTGCTGGCGCCGGAGCAGAAGGTCGTGCTGGACACCGACCCGGAGCGGGCGCGTGAGACGGGCCGGCCGCGGATCAAACACCCGTACCTGGGCCTGACGAACTACACGAACAACCTCCGCCGCCTGGGCTTCACCGACGAAGACCTGTCCGGCAACGGCAGCGACCGCCTGATCGACGCCCTCGTCGCCCACGGCGACGCCCCCACGATCGCCCGCCGCCTCGCCGAACACCACACCGCAGGCGCCGACCACGTCGCGATCCAGGTCGTCACCACCCGCCACGCCACCCACCCCGACCTGCCGGACGTCGAACTCCAGGTCTACGACGACGAGGTGTTCGCGGTGTACCAGGAACTGGCCGCGGCGCTGTTCTGA
- a CDS encoding NAD(P)-dependent malic enzyme codes for MSDQAGPASSDTMLPVTDAEIFTGHEGGKLAVAATRPISDPRDLSIAYTPGVAKVSRAIAEDAAKAKRYTWADRLVVVVSDGTAVLGLGDIGASASLPVMEGKSVLFKTFGGLNSIPLVLDTTDVDEIVETLVRLRPSYGAVNLEDVSAPRCFELEDKLKEALDCPVMHDDQHGTAIVTLAALRGANLVLDRAISNERVVISGAGAAGVACARILQAAGVADVTVLDSRGIIHSGREGLNPIKEQLAETTNKAGLRGGIAEALRGADVFLGLSCATIDPELLATMAADPIVFALSNPDPEVHPDDAARYAAIVATGRSDFPNQINNVLAFPGVFRGALDAGARAITENMKLAAADAIVAVAADDLGPDRIVPSPLDPRVAPEVAAAVAKAAESDGVTA; via the coding sequence ATGAGCGACCAGGCCGGCCCCGCGTCGTCCGACACCATGCTGCCCGTGACCGACGCCGAGATCTTCACCGGGCACGAGGGCGGCAAGCTCGCCGTGGCGGCCACGCGGCCGATCTCCGACCCGCGTGACCTCTCGATCGCGTACACGCCCGGCGTGGCGAAGGTGAGCCGCGCGATCGCCGAGGACGCGGCCAAGGCCAAGCGGTACACCTGGGCCGACCGGCTGGTCGTGGTCGTCAGCGACGGCACCGCCGTGCTCGGGCTCGGTGACATCGGCGCGAGCGCCTCGCTGCCGGTGATGGAGGGCAAGTCGGTCCTGTTCAAGACCTTCGGCGGTCTCAACTCGATCCCGCTGGTGCTCGACACCACCGACGTCGACGAGATCGTCGAGACGCTGGTGCGGCTGCGCCCCTCGTACGGCGCGGTGAACCTCGAGGACGTCTCGGCGCCGCGCTGCTTCGAGCTGGAGGACAAGCTCAAGGAGGCGCTCGACTGCCCGGTCATGCACGACGACCAGCACGGCACCGCGATCGTCACGCTCGCGGCGCTGCGCGGGGCGAACCTGGTGCTGGACCGCGCCATCTCGAACGAGCGGGTGGTCATCTCGGGTGCGGGCGCGGCGGGTGTGGCCTGCGCCCGGATCCTGCAGGCGGCCGGCGTCGCCGACGTGACGGTGCTCGACTCGCGCGGCATCATCCACTCCGGCCGCGAGGGGCTGAACCCGATCAAGGAGCAGCTGGCGGAGACCACGAACAAGGCCGGTCTGCGCGGCGGCATCGCCGAAGCGCTGCGCGGGGCCGACGTGTTCCTCGGCCTGTCCTGCGCGACCATCGACCCGGAGCTGCTCGCCACCATGGCGGCCGACCCGATCGTCTTCGCACTGTCCAATCCGGACCCGGAGGTGCACCCGGACGACGCCGCGCGGTACGCGGCCATCGTCGCCACCGGGCGCAGCGACTTCCCCAACCAGATCAACAACGTGCTGGCCTTCCCCGGGGTGTTCCGCGGCGCGCTGGACGCCGGCGCGCGGGCGATCACGGAGAACATGAAGCTGGCGGCCGCCGACGCGATCGTGGCGGTCGCGGCGGACGACCTCGGCCCCGACCGGATCGTGCCGAGCCCGCTCGACCCGCGCGTCGCCCCCGAGGTGGCCGCGGCCGTGGCCAAGGCGGCCGAATCGGACGGCGTGACGGCCTGA
- a CDS encoding dTDP-4-dehydrorhamnose 3,5-epimerase family protein, translating into MQFRPLKVLDAYAYTPRAFPDERGLFVAPFQEEAVLATAGHPMRVAQTNHSVSKRGTIRGVHFADTPPGQAKYVYCPAGSLLDVIVDLRTGSPTYGQWDSVLLDAKDFRAVYVAEGLGHAFVALEDNTVMAYLCSEPYNPSGERGISPLDPALDLPWPAGTTPIVSEKDRNAPTLAEAEAQGILPSYGDCTAYYEKLRAAHR; encoded by the coding sequence ATGCAATTCCGCCCGCTGAAGGTGCTCGACGCCTACGCCTACACCCCGCGCGCGTTTCCGGATGAGCGCGGCCTGTTCGTGGCCCCGTTCCAGGAGGAGGCCGTGCTGGCCACCGCGGGGCACCCGATGCGCGTGGCCCAGACGAACCACAGCGTGTCGAAGCGGGGCACCATCCGCGGCGTGCACTTCGCCGACACCCCGCCCGGCCAGGCGAAGTACGTCTACTGCCCGGCCGGCTCGCTGCTCGACGTGATCGTGGACCTGCGCACCGGCTCGCCGACGTACGGGCAGTGGGACTCCGTGCTGCTCGACGCGAAGGACTTCCGCGCGGTGTACGTCGCCGAAGGGCTCGGCCACGCCTTCGTCGCGCTCGAGGACAACACGGTGATGGCCTACCTGTGCTCGGAGCCGTACAACCCCTCGGGCGAGCGCGGGATCAGCCCGCTGGACCCGGCGCTCGACCTGCCGTGGCCCGCCGGCACCACGCCGATTGTGTCCGAAAAGGACCGTAACGCCCCGACGCTGGCGGAAGCCGAGGCGCAAGGCATCCTGCCGTCCTACGGGGACTGCACGGCGTACTACGAGAAGCTGCGCGCCGCCCACCGCTGA
- a CDS encoding GMC oxidoreductase, translating to MPALTRRRFLGLAALNTAAAFGLTSISAATARAATVAPLPDYSPAVVIGTGYGAAATALRLGEAGVSTVMLEMGQLWNEPGPDGKVFCQMLNPDQRSMWFKNRTQAPLASFLWLDIANRDIKPYAGVLDRVNFGDMSVYLGRGVGGGSLVNGAMAVTPKRSYFEEILPRVDADEMYGKYFPRANTGLGMNQIDPQWFETCKSYQFARVSRKAAQKAGFSTTFVPSVYDFEYLKQEEAGTVPRSALASEVIYGNNYGKRSLDKTYLAAALGTGHVTIQTMHEVREIIQQPDGTYTLAVRESDVLGNVLSTKHISTKYLFLGAGSLGSTELLLRARETGRLPALAEEVGQGWGTNGNVMLGRANHIWDTTGSLQSGMPALGIDNWNDPVHPVFAEIAPVPAGLETWVSLYLAITKNPERGHFTYDAVTDSAKLQWTSAQGQPSIDAAKSLFDKINSANATIYRYDLFGDTRPFENRFTYHPLGGLVLGQATDDYGRVKGYRNLYVTDGSLIPGSTGVNPFVTITALAERNIERVLAEDVVR from the coding sequence ATGCCAGCCCTGACGCGCCGCCGATTCCTCGGCCTCGCCGCGCTGAACACCGCCGCGGCCTTCGGACTGACCAGCATCTCCGCGGCCACCGCGCGAGCCGCGACCGTGGCCCCGCTGCCGGACTACTCGCCCGCGGTCGTGATCGGGACCGGCTACGGGGCCGCCGCCACGGCGTTGCGGCTCGGCGAGGCCGGCGTTTCCACGGTGATGCTCGAAATGGGGCAGCTGTGGAACGAGCCGGGCCCCGACGGCAAGGTCTTCTGCCAGATGCTCAACCCCGACCAGCGCTCGATGTGGTTCAAGAACCGCACCCAGGCGCCGCTCGCCTCGTTCCTCTGGCTCGACATCGCCAACCGCGACATCAAGCCGTACGCCGGGGTGCTCGACCGCGTGAACTTCGGCGACATGTCGGTGTACCTCGGCCGCGGCGTCGGCGGCGGCTCGCTGGTCAACGGAGCCATGGCCGTGACGCCGAAGCGCTCGTACTTCGAGGAGATCCTGCCGCGCGTCGACGCGGACGAGATGTACGGCAAGTACTTCCCGCGCGCCAACACCGGGCTCGGGATGAACCAGATCGACCCGCAGTGGTTCGAGACCTGCAAGTCCTACCAGTTCGCCCGCGTTTCGCGGAAAGCCGCGCAGAAGGCCGGTTTCAGCACCACGTTCGTGCCCAGCGTGTACGACTTCGAGTACCTGAAGCAGGAAGAGGCGGGCACCGTCCCGCGGTCCGCGCTCGCGTCCGAAGTCATCTACGGCAACAACTACGGCAAGCGCTCGCTGGACAAGACCTACCTCGCCGCCGCGCTCGGCACCGGGCACGTGACGATCCAGACGATGCACGAAGTGCGCGAGATCATCCAGCAGCCGGACGGCACGTACACGCTGGCCGTGCGCGAGAGCGACGTGCTCGGCAATGTGCTCTCCACCAAGCACATCAGCACGAAGTACCTGTTCCTTGGCGCCGGCAGCCTCGGTTCGACGGAACTGCTGCTGCGTGCCCGCGAGACCGGCCGGCTGCCCGCGCTGGCCGAGGAGGTCGGGCAGGGCTGGGGCACCAACGGCAACGTGATGCTGGGGCGCGCCAACCACATCTGGGACACCACCGGCAGCCTCCAGTCCGGCATGCCCGCGCTCGGCATCGACAACTGGAACGACCCGGTGCACCCGGTCTTCGCGGAGATCGCGCCGGTGCCGGCCGGGCTCGAGACCTGGGTGAGCCTGTACCTCGCGATCACGAAGAACCCGGAACGCGGCCACTTCACCTACGACGCGGTGACGGACTCGGCGAAGCTGCAGTGGACGTCCGCGCAGGGTCAGCCGTCGATCGACGCCGCGAAGTCGCTCTTCGACAAGATCAACTCGGCGAACGCGACGATCTACCGCTACGACCTGTTCGGCGACACCCGCCCGTTTGAGAACCGCTTCACCTACCATCCGCTCGGCGGCCTCGTGCTGGGCCAGGCGACCGACGACTACGGGCGGGTGAAGGGCTACCGGAACCTGTACGTCACCGACGGCTCGCTGATCCCGGGCAGCACCGGCGTGAACCCGTTCGTGACGATCACCGCGCTGGCCGAGCGCAACATCGAGCGGGTGCTGGCGGAGGACGTCGTCCGCTGA
- a CDS encoding hotdog fold domain-containing protein translates to MGSSPTYAMWRRLVAKPGGKQLFSAAMCLRVPYFGTVLPSVRELRPGHCSVTAPKWWGVHNHIHTFHAIAACNLAEIAMGMLAEATVPPSHRWLPKGMSVEYLAKAETGLRAVAELPQLPEFGDDGFDLPVPVTILDARGRTVVTATITIWVTPKKR, encoded by the coding sequence ATGGGCTCGAGCCCGACGTACGCGATGTGGCGCCGGTTGGTCGCCAAACCCGGCGGTAAGCAGCTGTTTTCCGCCGCGATGTGCCTTCGTGTGCCCTACTTCGGGACGGTGCTGCCGTCGGTCCGCGAGCTGCGTCCCGGCCACTGTTCGGTGACCGCGCCGAAGTGGTGGGGTGTCCACAACCACATTCACACCTTCCACGCGATCGCCGCCTGCAATCTCGCGGAGATCGCGATGGGCATGCTCGCGGAGGCGACCGTGCCGCCTTCGCACCGCTGGCTGCCGAAGGGGATGAGCGTCGAGTACCTGGCGAAGGCGGAGACCGGCTTGCGCGCCGTCGCCGAGCTGCCCCAGCTCCCGGAGTTCGGCGACGACGGTTTCGACCTGCCCGTGCCGGTGACGATCCTGGACGCGCGCGGCCGGACTGTGGTGACGGCCACGATCACGATCTGGGTGACGCCGAAGAAGCGTTAG
- a CDS encoding acid phosphatase, whose product MAHRLFLLRHGQTEWSADGRHTGRTDIPLTAAGEEQARAAGGTLRTLLGGAQLVLSSPRDRAKRTAELAGLRVDEFTEDLAEWDYGDYEGITTPQIRETDPGWTVWTHPSPGGENAEEVGARADKVLDRARREVEHGDVVLVGHGHFSRVLVARWVGLPAPSGVHFGLDPAGIAVLGDERGEPQVEHLNLLPALEA is encoded by the coding sequence GTGGCACATCGGCTCTTCCTTCTCCGTCACGGCCAGACCGAATGGTCGGCCGACGGACGGCACACCGGACGCACGGACATCCCGCTCACCGCCGCGGGCGAGGAACAGGCGCGCGCGGCGGGAGGCACCCTGCGCACGCTGCTGGGCGGCGCGCAGCTCGTCCTGTCCAGCCCCCGCGACCGCGCGAAGCGGACGGCCGAGCTCGCCGGCCTGCGCGTCGACGAGTTCACCGAAGACCTCGCCGAGTGGGATTACGGCGACTACGAAGGCATCACCACGCCCCAGATCCGCGAGACCGACCCCGGCTGGACCGTGTGGACCCACCCGAGCCCCGGCGGCGAGAACGCCGAGGAGGTGGGCGCGCGGGCCGACAAGGTGCTCGACCGCGCGCGCCGCGAGGTCGAGCACGGCGACGTCGTGCTGGTCGGGCACGGGCACTTCAGCCGGGTGCTGGTCGCGCGCTGGGTCGGCCTGCCCGCGCCGTCGGGTGTCCACTTCGGACTCGACCCGGCCGGGATCGCGGTGCTCGGCGACGAGCGCGGCGAGCCGCAGGTCGAGCACCTGAACCTGCTTCCGGCGCTGGAAGCCTGA
- a CDS encoding GNAT family N-acetyltransferase has protein sequence MADPRVRRIRPEDVDAVVELVYALAEYEREPDACHLTAPQLHAALFGEAPALFGHVAELDGAIAGFTLWFLNFSTWRGTHGIYLEDLYVREELRGSGLGKALLATLAAECVEQGYQRLEWSVLNWNPAIGFYRALGASPQDEWTVYRLADDPLRSLAADV, from the coding sequence GTGGCCGACCCCCGAGTCCGCCGGATCCGGCCCGAGGACGTCGACGCCGTCGTGGAGCTGGTCTACGCGCTGGCCGAGTACGAGCGCGAGCCCGACGCGTGCCACCTCACCGCCCCGCAGCTGCACGCCGCGCTGTTCGGTGAGGCGCCCGCGTTGTTCGGGCACGTCGCCGAGCTGGACGGCGCCATCGCCGGTTTCACGCTGTGGTTCCTGAACTTCTCGACCTGGCGCGGCACCCACGGCATCTACCTGGAAGACCTGTACGTCCGCGAAGAACTACGCGGGTCCGGGCTGGGCAAGGCGCTGCTCGCGACGCTGGCCGCGGAGTGCGTCGAGCAGGGCTACCAGCGGCTGGAGTGGTCGGTGCTCAACTGGAACCCGGCGATCGGGTTCTACCGGGCACTGGGCGCGTCGCCGCAGGACGAGTGGACCGTCTACCGGCTGGCCGACGACCCGCTGCGGTCGCTGGCCGCCGACGTCTGA
- a CDS encoding diacylglycerol/lipid kinase family protein, with translation MRAILIVNPQATSTTAGGRDVLAHALASQVKLDVVETDYRGHAMAVARSAARDGIDLVVAHGGDGTVNEVVNGLLADSDGDPGEFGSAPALGVVPGGSANVFARALGLPVDPVEATHQLLNALESGRSRSVGLGLADGHWFTFNAGLGWDADVVGRVAKRRGKETSAGLYLRAAVRSYFRPPLGRPALTVRIPGEEPVEVVTAFVSNTDPWTYLGERPVHLNSGCSFETGLGLFALNGMPLPTVFTHVRQALLTKSNQRGRRLVRHDDLPLIRIDAAEPVNFQVDGDLVGQRTRVEFHSVPDALSVIV, from the coding sequence GTGCGCGCGATCCTGATCGTGAACCCCCAGGCCACCTCGACCACCGCCGGTGGCCGGGATGTGCTGGCGCACGCACTGGCCAGCCAGGTGAAGCTCGACGTGGTCGAAACCGACTACCGCGGCCACGCGATGGCCGTGGCGCGCTCGGCGGCCCGGGACGGCATCGACCTGGTCGTGGCGCACGGCGGCGACGGCACGGTGAACGAGGTCGTCAACGGCCTTCTCGCGGATTCCGACGGCGATCCCGGCGAGTTCGGGTCCGCGCCCGCGCTGGGTGTGGTGCCCGGCGGGTCCGCCAACGTCTTCGCGCGCGCCCTCGGTCTGCCCGTCGATCCCGTCGAGGCGACGCACCAGCTGCTGAACGCGCTGGAGTCGGGCCGCAGCCGCAGCGTCGGCCTCGGGCTCGCCGACGGGCACTGGTTCACCTTCAACGCCGGCCTCGGCTGGGACGCGGACGTCGTCGGCCGCGTCGCCAAGCGCCGGGGCAAGGAGACCAGCGCCGGGCTCTACTTACGCGCCGCCGTGCGCTCCTACTTCCGGCCGCCGCTGGGCCGCCCGGCCCTGACCGTCCGGATCCCGGGCGAGGAGCCCGTGGAGGTGGTGACCGCGTTCGTGTCGAACACCGATCCGTGGACCTACCTGGGCGAGCGTCCGGTGCACCTGAACTCGGGCTGCTCGTTCGAGACGGGATTGGGCCTGTTCGCGTTGAACGGTATGCCGTTGCCGACCGTGTTCACGCATGTACGCCAAGCTTTGCTCACCAAGAGCAACCAGCGCGGACGGCGTCTCGTGCGTCACGATGACCTGCCGTTGATCCGCATCGACGCAGCTGAACCGGTAAACTTCCAGGTGGACGGCGACCTCGTCGGCCAGCGCACGCGAGTGGAGTTCCACAGCGTCCCCGACGCACTCTCCGTAATCGTGTGA
- a CDS encoding WhiB family transcriptional regulator, which translates to MDWRHDAACRDEDPELFFPVGTSGPALLQVSEAKAVCHRCTVASDCLAWALASGQDAGVWGGMSEDERRALKRRRTHIGTRTNA; encoded by the coding sequence ATGGACTGGCGCCACGACGCGGCCTGCCGAGACGAGGACCCCGAGCTGTTCTTCCCGGTGGGAACCAGCGGTCCTGCTCTGCTTCAGGTCTCCGAGGCGAAGGCCGTGTGCCACCGCTGCACCGTCGCATCCGACTGCTTGGCCTGGGCACTGGCCAGCGGTCAGGACGCCGGCGTGTGGGGCGGCATGAGCGAGGACGAGCGACGCGCGCTCAAGCGCCGCCGTACGCACATCGGCACGCGTACCAACGCCTGA